Below is a genomic region from Leptotrichia shahii.
TAATTGAATAAAATATTTCAGTATTTGGACTAGACTTGAACCAGTCTTTTTTATATAATATAAAAAATAAAAAAGGAAAGATGATAAAACTAAAAAAGGAGAAAAGAAGAAAAGAATGAAAGAAATTATAAAAGTTTTAAAAATTTTATATAAAGTCATAGTTTCTTATATTATTTCTACAAAAGTTAAACTTATGCGTAATGGAAATAAGTATCTGCAAAATGATATTCATTTGAAAAAGTTTAAGTTTGAAATGTTAAAAAAATTGGAAGAACAAATAAAAGATTTGAAAAAGGAATGTGAAAAAAATAAGACTAAAAAAAATTTAAAAAATCTTTATCATAAGCGAAAAAAATATTTGAAAATAAAAAATAATCAAATTAAAATAATGGATTTTTCCCAATTCTTTTTTGAAATTGCAGTTTATACAATGTTAATATTGACTTCTTTAAATATTGCTTGGCAAATTAAGGTTTTGAATTATCATATTTATTTATTAATTTTTGTGAGTTGGATAACATTTGTCATAGTTTGGATAAGTTTGGTTTTCATAAGATGGGCAAGTTTATTTTTTGTGCAAATGACGAAAAAATTTTATATTGGAGCTTTTTATTTGCATATAAAATGGAACAAAATAATAGTTGGAATAATTTTGTTGGGTTTAGCAAATCTTACTTTTCAGAATTATACAAAAAAACTTTTGGAAAAAAATCAGAGTTTTTTAATTTTGGAAAGCGATGATGTGGATGATACGAATTTATTAAAAAATTCAACTATTGAAATTTTGAACGAAAATTATCACTTTAAATGGTCGGTTGATAAAAATGGGAAAATTATTGATTCGAGAAATAAAATAGAAGGAAATTATAGAGTTGAAAATTTGTTAATCAAGGAAAATAGCAGTCTTATGCTTTATTATGAAAAAAATAAAAATAATTTTGAAGAAGAAAATGGAAATTTGAAATCTCAAAAGGGCGAATATATTGATTTAAAAAATAATGTTGTGAAAATTTTTTCAAAAAATAAAATTTACAGCGGAAATATTGTTTCAGGAAGACTTATAAAATTATCAAATGGAATTTATTTACCACTAAATAGTAGTTACCGATATTATCAGAAAAAGAAAGGAAAAGAAATTTTTATTGTGGATAAAAAATTGAAAACTAAAAAGCAGATTAATTATGTGATGTTTTTAATTTCTGTAATTTTTATGTTACTTTTGACTTTAAAAGATAGATATTTTGACTTGGAATTTATCACAAAAGAAAAAATTATGTATAAAATTTTACAAAGTGAAAAAAAGTATTCTTTTGAAATAAGAAAACTTGTGCTTTCAATATTAAAAATAATCCGGATGGCAACTGCAATTTATATTCCTGTGCAAGTTTATTTGCTAAGAAATATCGTTTTTAGCCTTTTTTTGGAAAAAAGTTTGTACAAAATCAACAAAAACATAAATTTATTATTTTCATTATTATTTTCACAAACTTTTCTTTTGACAATTTTAATATTTTATGGCTTGAGAAAACTTTATAAAATTTTGAGGGTTATTGCAAAAATAATTTATGAAGAAGGAAGCAATGATCTGAAAAATTTGATAGAAAATGAGAAAAATAAATAAAATAAATAAAATAAATTAAACAATAAAATCCCGCATCTTAAAATCTTTAGCCAATTGTGGTATAATAATCTATAAAATAAAATTGACGATATTAATTAAGAAAGGAAAAAAATATGATAACCGCCTTAAAAGGAATGAAAGATAGATATTCTGACGATGTGAAAAAATACGATGCGATTGTAGATGCTTCAAAAAAAGTTTTTGGAAAATATGGATTTGAGCGAATAATTACGCCGATTTTGGAAGAAACGGAGCTTTTTAGAAGAGGTGTTGGAGATGAAACTGATGTTGTTTCAAAAGAAATGTATGATTTTAAGGATAAGGGAGAAAGAGATGTTACAATGCGTCCAGAAGGGACTGCGGGAGTTGTAAGAGCATATCTTGAAGCTGGATTTCATAAGTCTTCTCCAATAGTGAAATGGTTTTACAATGGTCCAATGTACAGATACGAAGCACCGCAAAAAGGTAGAATGAGAGAATTTCATCAAACTGGAGTGGAAATGTTTGGTGTGAGAAGTGCCTATTTAGATGCAGAAATTATTAAAATGGGTTGCGATTTTCTTGAGGAGCTAGGAATTACTGGACTGGTTGTGGAAATTAACAGTTTGGGGAATGTTGAGTCGAGAAAAAAATATATTGAGGATTTGAAAAAATTTATGTTTGAAAGACTTGATAAATTGAGTGAAGATTCGCAAAAAAGATACGAGAAAAATCCTTTGAGAGCTTTGGATTCTAAGGATAAAGGCGACCAGGAAGAGTTTAAAGATGCACCAAAACTTTACGACTATTTGGATGAAGAAAGTAAAAAATATTTTGAAGATACTAAAAAATATTTGGAATTGTTGGGCGTAAATTATGTCGTGAATGATAAATTAGTTAGAGGGCTTGATTATTATTCAGACACGGTTTTTGAAATTAAATCGAATAAATTGGGGTCGCAAGCGACAGTTCTAGCGGGTGGACGATATGACAGATTGCTTGAAATATTAGGAAATGCGAAAGTTCCTGGAATTGGATTTGCCGCTGGAATGGAAAGAATTGCGATGTTAATGGACGATTCTATAATTTCTGAAAATGAAGAAAAAGTTTATGTAATTTATTTCGATGACACAAAAGAATATTTTGTGAAAACGGTAAATAAACTTAGAAAAAATGGTATTAAAGTAAATTTTGACTACAATGCAAAAAGTTTTGGAGCACAAATGAAAAAGGCAAACCGTGAAAATGCTGAATATGTGTTGATTTTAGGGGAAGAAGAACGAGATGAAAATGTGATCACGGTTAAGAAGTTTAGCACTGGAGAGCAGAAAAAATATAGTTTCGAGGAAGTTTTGGAAATTTTGAAATAATTTTAAAATAGGAATTTTGAGATTTTAAAAATTTTTGAATGAGGTGATTTTTTGGGAAATTTGGTAAATTGCGCTGCAATTATTCTTGGAAGCTTAATTGGATTTTTTATCGGTCACAAGTTTAAAGAAGATATGAAAAATATAGTTATGGAATGTGCTGGGCTGTTTATAGTAATTGTCGGTGTGAAAAGTACGATAAATTCAAAGCGTGATATCATTGTTTTGATTTATTTGATAATTGGTTCGATAATTGGTCAAATTATTGATATTGATTTGAAATTAAAAAATTTTGGACTATTTTTAGAGAAAAAATTTAGTTCAGGTAAAAAAAATTCAGAAAAGAATTTTAAAAATGGTGAAAATGAAAAAGGTTTTGCAAAAGGATTTTCAACTACTACAATTTTATTTTGCACAGGAGCAATGTCAATTGTTGGATCGATAAATAGTGGACTCACTGGAGATAATACAACTTTGAATATAAAAGCGATTTTAGATGGAATAATTTCGATTGTAATAACATCGCTTTACGGAATTGGAGTGGCATTTTCGGCAATTTCAGTATTTATTTATCAAGGATTTTTCTATCTTTTTGCCAATTATCTAAAACCATATTTGACTGAAAATACGATTTCAGGCATAAATTTTCTTGGTGGAATAATGGTCATGGCGATTGGAATAAATCTTCTGTTTAAAAAAGAAATCAAAATTGCA
It encodes:
- the hisS gene encoding histidine--tRNA ligase, which translates into the protein MITALKGMKDRYSDDVKKYDAIVDASKKVFGKYGFERIITPILEETELFRRGVGDETDVVSKEMYDFKDKGERDVTMRPEGTAGVVRAYLEAGFHKSSPIVKWFYNGPMYRYEAPQKGRMREFHQTGVEMFGVRSAYLDAEIIKMGCDFLEELGITGLVVEINSLGNVESRKKYIEDLKKFMFERLDKLSEDSQKRYEKNPLRALDSKDKGDQEEFKDAPKLYDYLDEESKKYFEDTKKYLELLGVNYVVNDKLVRGLDYYSDTVFEIKSNKLGSQATVLAGGRYDRLLEILGNAKVPGIGFAAGMERIAMLMDDSIISENEEKVYVIYFDDTKEYFVKTVNKLRKNGIKVNFDYNAKSFGAQMKKANRENAEYVLILGEEERDENVITVKKFSTGEQKKYSFEEVLEILK
- a CDS encoding DUF554 domain-containing protein, which produces MGNLVNCAAIILGSLIGFFIGHKFKEDMKNIVMECAGLFIVIVGVKSTINSKRDIIVLIYLIIGSIIGQIIDIDLKLKNFGLFLEKKFSSGKKNSEKNFKNGENEKGFAKGFSTTTILFCTGAMSIVGSINSGLTGDNTTLNIKAILDGIISIVITSLYGIGVAFSAISVFIYQGFFYLFANYLKPYLTENTISGINFLGGIMVMAIGINLLFKKEIKIANMLPALFIPIVVEIFM